The following nucleotide sequence is from Candidatus Zixiibacteriota bacterium.
ATGCGCCTCAAAAATCTCTCCTTGGGTGTACGCGGTTGTCCCAGAAGCGGGCCCCAGTCGCGGCAGATATTGCCTTCCTCGATCCCGTCACGGGGAGGACCATAAAAACCTGCGGTATCGGATTGGTCCCCTGAAACGATATAGTACCAGCAGATATCGATCGCGTTGCCCCAGCCGTGAGCCGAATTACGGGAGGGGTTGTTGGGATCTGCCCGCCCGGGCCAGATCCCGGCGTGGTCGACCTGCACTATTCCCAGTGTTCGCAGGTAGCGGAACAGGCGTGCCAGTGCCAGCGCCGTATTGGCGTTGATCAGGCGTCCCCGGCGTGGCCTGCGTGCTATTGAAATCGGCGCGAACGGGTTAGCTGGTATCGATTCTTCGCCCTCACTTGTTTCGGATTCGTCGCGCGGATGAGGCTCGACCTCCGGAGCTTCACCGGGCGGACTCCAATCACGCTGAGGCTGGCAGGTTGCGTTGTATTTCAGACGAACTCCGGAAATCCAGATCGGGCGCGGCAACACGATCGGGGTGTCGATAAAACGATGATGTACACGGTCGAAGTCGACCCGCATCTCATCCAGTTCATTGAGGCAGGCTTCGCCCTCCATTTCATATACAAATTGTTCATATGCGGCAGGTTCGGGGAATTCGGTCGGAAACAGGTTAGCGGCCTGGACCTGACCGCGACTGCCGGATTCTTCACGGGCCTGCTCCGGAACCACAGTTTCAGCACCAACCGTGAAATCATCACCGCCACATTCGGGACATTCTGTGGGCACATTATCGCGGGATTCGACTTCTCCCACCCATTCGCATTCATTACAGGAAACACGCATATCTACCTAACCCTGAAGCATCTCCTCTTCTTCCGGACCCATAGCCTTCCCTGACTGGCTGGAATCACCTGAAGACATCGCCAAAACTTCTTCCTCTTCTTCTTCCTCTTCACCCATCGCCAGGATTTCTTCCTCTTCATCGGGGGGTTCACCCGACGACAGGATCACACTGTCACCCGCGGGAGCTTCCTCACCGCCGAAAGTTTCCTCGCCGTCGAAATCATCGGGTACAGGCGGTTCGAAATCGATCACCTCTCCGTTATCGAGAACGATCTTGATCGTTCCTTCGGGTATGTTCTCGTGGTAAATCAATCCTTCCGAATCGGTAGAGCCGGTGATTACTCCGCCGGAGTGCTTGAGCGTGTAACCCAGATCGGTTGCAGGTCTGCCAAAAGCGTCCTCGACAATAATCTTGACAGTAGTTTGTTCAACCACATCCTCATCGTTGATTATTGTATAGTTGTTCAAGGCCTCGTTGTTGGCATCCAAACCGTAGAGCGGACAACTGTTTTGATCGCAGGCGGTGTCGGGGAAGGGAGGAGAATCAGTGCAACAGCCAAAATCCAGTTCGGTGTTGGGGCGCAGAAACAGGATCTCGACCCGGCGATTGGTCTGGCTGGCGTACTCATCCGCTCCCGGATGATCGGTTGGAATCGACTCACCGCAGGCGCACATCTGGCGTCCCGGGCAGAAACTCAGATAGCTGGAATAATTGCGCAGGTCATCGCGTTCTTCTCCGAGCATATCTTCCAGTTCCCGACGGTACATATCGAATGCCGCGCCCCAGGTCTGACCGCCCCAGATGCCGTCGACCGCGATTTCTTCGTTGAATATCCGGTTGTAACCCCGCTGGTAGTTGCGTATTGCCTGTGTACTGCGATCCCCGATAACGCCGTCGACCGGACCGGGATCGCAGTTGAGACCGTCCCATTCATGGAAGTATTTCAGGATCGCCTGCTTGTCTTCGTCGGTGTTCTTCTGTTCGACTGATTCTTTAAACATTTCTTTGTTGCCGGTCAAAAGCGCCAGAATCACCCGCGCGCGATGATATGAAAGATCGAAATTGTACTGCGCACGGCCACGCGAGTCGGTATGGCCGGTGACCAGCATCTGGTAGTCCTGATGCTCTTCGGCATACAGGTAGGCCCGACGCACAGCCTGCAGGGCCGGGATCTGTGATTGAGTCTCGGAGGTTTCTTCGATTGGAGCCGGAACAGCGCTGTCTGTACGGAACTGCATATCTGAAATCTCGATCACTTTAACAGCGCCGGTTTCGGGAGTGAGGCCTTCGAGTACCAGGGTGTTCTCCTGGTTGGGAGCTATATTGAATTCCGGTTTGAGCGGCTCGACGAGCATCTGGATTTCTTCCTCTTCTTCATCGATTTCGCTCAGGGCATTGATGTCTTCGAAGATATCATCCAGGTCGAGCTCGACACCTAACTCACCAGATACATTTTCGAGTTCCTTTAAAGCCTCATTGAGCTTTTTGTTGGTATCCTTGATTTCGGGCAAATCGTTTTCAAAATTTTCGAACGAAGTAAATTCCAAAATCTGCTCTGATTGATTCCATTTGTTGAGAGCTTCATCGGCAAGCTTTTTGGCCTTGTCAGCTTTTTGTTTAGCTTCACTGGCGGCGGTGTCGGCCACCTGCCCGACACGCCGGCGGACTTCCCTGACCGCCTCGGCCAGTGTCCTGTTGGTCTTGCGGGCTCCGTCTTTGGCTGTATCAAAGACTTTTTCCGCGCCACGCGTGGCTGCGCTGCCGATCTGGTCGGTGAGCTCCGTGACACGATCCCATGTTCTCGCCAGTGAGCGCCGGGTGATCCTCTGGGCACCCTGGCGCCCCTTGTTAATCAACTCGATTGCGTTGTCTCGAGCAGTTCCCAGGGTCTCCCAGCTTTTTTCCCAGCCTTCGCTGATTTTATCGAAGTCGTTTTCACGAACACCCTCTTTTACAATTTCGTAGGTGTCATTGGCTTTGCCGACAACCTCGTTGATTTTACCCCACGGATCGATATCCTCAATCTCGTTATAGGCCTCATCGATAATCTGGCTGGCTTCCTGCTCAACCGTGTCGAACAGGTTTCGACGAGCCTCGGAGATATTGTCTACCGCCTCGCGCAATTCTTCGAAAGTTGGATGACTGGTCAGCCAGTTGCTGTCCTCTTCAGGCATACGGGGCACCTCGTTACAATTGATAAAATCTACTGATTGCAGTTAATTTTAACATCAGTTAAGTCAATTATCAACAAGATTTTCAATTCGCACCAGATAATCCGGTTCGAATTTGACGACAGGCAAAAAATAAATATATTTAGAAATTCTGAATCGCAGGGAGTGTTGCCCTGTAAACTGTTATAGTCAATGTAACAAAGGAGATAGAATGTCAAAGCTTGTCAAACCAGTTACGTTTCTGGCGGTCATCCTGATCTGTTTCACCACGGTCGCATTTTCACAGGCTAAAAGCGGTGGAAAACTGGACATGAGAGAAAGGATCTTCGATTTCGGTCTGGTTCCGCAGGAAAGCCGCGTGGTGCATAATTTCATGCTCAAGAACGTGGGCGATGCGGAAGTCAATATCACCGAGATCAAGTCCAACTGCGGATGTACCACAGCGCCGGTTGATGAAAACAAAATTGCACCCGGTGATTCTACTGTCATGGAAGTTACCTTCAAAAGCGGCAGGCGTACCGGCAAGCAGGAAAAATTCGTCAATGTAACTACCGATATGGAACCCCGCGGACTGTTCAGGATCGTGATCCAGGCCTGGGTTGAAACTCCGACCCAGAGAACTCCGCCATTGACTTCTGAGCCTCGCACAATCGAATACGCTCCGCGCGATATGAAGCATCGCGGCAAATCCGAGGTAACTCTCAAAAACAACTCAGATGAAACCCTCGAACTTGAAATTGCAGGTTATTATGAACCGCTCGGTCATCCTGAACTGAAAGGCAACAGCCTCAAGCCGGGTGAGACTACAAAACTGGTCTATGATTTCAATGTGGTCGACAACAACAAGCTCGAATATGGTGCCGTGACTGTGAGTGCAAAAGGTGAAGAAATTGATTTGAATTACACGGTCCCGATTACAAAAGTGCGAGTGAAGAAATAGATTCGATACCGGGAGAATATATGCGGGAACCTATCAATGTAGAACAGCTTGATAGTGATGATCTGCGATCATTGCTGTCCGATTTCGCCAAGCGCTGGCTGGCTCACGACGGTCTCTGGTTTCAGGCGGCGGAAAAAGAATTCGACCTCGAGACCGCGATGAAACTGGATACCGAGGCCTGGCGGAGATTCTCTCCGATTGAAGCCAAGCGGATCAAGAAAATCCTGAAACTCAAAGACAAGGCCGGCCTTGAGGGTCTGGCCGAAGCCCTCAAGCTCAGGCTGTATGCCTTCATCAACAAGCAATCAATTGAATTCATCGATGTCAATACGCTCGAGCTCAGGATGGTCGACTGCCGGGTACAGTCAGCCCGACAGCGCAAGCAGATGTCACTTTTTCCATGCAAATCAGTTGGAATCGTGGAGTATACTACCTTCGCGGAAACCATCGATGAACGGATCGAAACTGAGTGTGTCCGCTGTGTGCCGGATGAATACAACGGCGAGTGTTTCTGTCACTGGAGATTTAAGCTCGAGAAATAGAAATTACTATCCGGGGAGATGATTCTGGACTGCCAGCACCTGGCGTTTCCCGTACGCTATCTGATGCAAAAGCAGAAGCAAAAAGCCCAGATCCCGCAATAGATATATCCAGGTGTAGCTGGAGCCCTTGGAGCTGGCCTCGATATCGTGGGTGTTGGAGAAGCATCCGCAGTCCTGCAGGTT
It contains:
- a CDS encoding DUF1573 domain-containing protein; its protein translation is MSKLVKPVTFLAVILICFTTVAFSQAKSGGKLDMRERIFDFGLVPQESRVVHNFMLKNVGDAEVNITEIKSNCGCTTAPVDENKIAPGDSTVMEVTFKSGRRTGKQEKFVNVTTDMEPRGLFRIVIQAWVETPTQRTPPLTSEPRTIEYAPRDMKHRGKSEVTLKNNSDETLELEIAGYYEPLGHPELKGNSLKPGETTKLVYDFNVVDNNKLEYGAVTVSAKGEEIDLNYTVPITKVRVKK
- a CDS encoding OmpA family protein, with the protein product MPEEDSNWLTSHPTFEELREAVDNISEARRNLFDTVEQEASQIIDEAYNEIEDIDPWGKINEVVGKANDTYEIVKEGVRENDFDKISEGWEKSWETLGTARDNAIELINKGRQGAQRITRRSLARTWDRVTELTDQIGSAATRGAEKVFDTAKDGARKTNRTLAEAVREVRRRVGQVADTAASEAKQKADKAKKLADEALNKWNQSEQILEFTSFENFENDLPEIKDTNKKLNEALKELENVSGELGVELDLDDIFEDINALSEIDEEEEEIQMLVEPLKPEFNIAPNQENTLVLEGLTPETGAVKVIEISDMQFRTDSAVPAPIEETSETQSQIPALQAVRRAYLYAEEHQDYQMLVTGHTDSRGRAQYNFDLSYHRARVILALLTGNKEMFKESVEQKNTDEDKQAILKYFHEWDGLNCDPGPVDGVIGDRSTQAIRNYQRGYNRIFNEEIAVDGIWGGQTWGAAFDMYRRELEDMLGEERDDLRNYSSYLSFCPGRQMCACGESIPTDHPGADEYASQTNRRVEILFLRPNTELDFGCCTDSPPFPDTACDQNSCPLYGLDANNEALNNYTIINDEDVVEQTTVKIIVEDAFGRPATDLGYTLKHSGGVITGSTDSEGLIYHENIPEGTIKIVLDNGEVIDFEPPVPDDFDGEETFGGEEAPAGDSVILSSGEPPDEEEEILAMGEEEEEEEEVLAMSSGDSSQSGKAMGPEEEEMLQG